The Motacilla alba alba isolate MOTALB_02 chromosome 3, Motacilla_alba_V1.0_pri, whole genome shotgun sequence DNA window ATCTTATTTCAGTTTCCAAATTCCATTCTTTCTATTGTAGTCAAATTTTCTCATGCCTTCATCTTAGTAGACTCCTTCCctttaatttaagaaaagatACAACAGAAATCTAAGTATTTAACAGCATTTAAGAAAGAGTAGAATGCAGCAGTTGCAGGTTGTTGcatatttttcaaagatttttcaCCTTCTGTGTCCCAACTGTCCCCAGATCCCATTCTCATCGTGCTTTTAGATGCATTCTGTTCCTTTATCTCTGTTATTTATTTGCCTTACTCTTTACTCCACACACTCCCAGTTATTTGCCAAGACAATTCTTTCTCCGTGGGAGTGGACAAGGCACAGCCACCAGTGCTCCTCCACACTTGGAGTAAACAAAAGTGGTCTGTCAGATTCCTCCTCCAGCATCTTTTGCCTATTTGGCCCCCCAGCACCACCTGCTCAGACTTGtcctctgctcttcctcctgtCCCTTCAGAGGGTGGGGAAATGCTTTCTCACAGCATTTCTCCTCCCCAAGTGCCACTCAGCCTGTTTTTCCTTATTATCAGGTGTGTCCCACGCAAGAGACCTGGTTTTTACCTCATGGTTGCCAGGAAAggtataaattaaataattaatactGGCACTCCACCAATCACACCCGTTTCATTTAACATCACATGTGTGCTCCACCCTATCTTACTCACACGATTTAATTCTTGGGCTCTTTTCCTGTCCCTCTTTTTGCTGCAATCCTGCTGTTAGTGTTTGATCCTCCCACAGACCTCAGCAGTTTGTTCAGTGCTCACttgtctctgcctctctccactCTCCCCTAGCGCCCTCCTTTTCATCTCTGCCTCACcttttctctcccccttcctccttcccccacacCAAGACTCTTAACACTACATCTCTCCTGGCATCTCTCACCATCAGCAtaacttattttctttcacttggcTCAAATCTTGAGGAAAATCCcatgaatatttaaagaaaCAGGGTAGGAAGTAACTCATGTAAAACCTGCAGCTCTTTCAGAAAGGTGTCACTTCCCATGAGGAATGACAAAGCACAAGGGTCAAACCTCAAAGCACAACACCAGAGCACAGCCTGTCTTTTATCCATGATCATCTCATGGTCAACATGATCATCTACAGAACAAAGAGGTGGAAGACCAGAACACCTCACCTCTCCCTGGACAAATAAAGCATCCCATTTGTTCCAggtaaatgaaagaaaaaggaagcaggttaaaaagcaaaaaagaactGTTTCTGCCAAGTTGTTTCAATCAAAAATTCAAGTGCCAGCCATTCAATCCACTCCTTGACTCCTTTCAGTTGCACAGCAATGGTATTGTACAGACAATTATTTCTGTACATACTGTTTGTCCCAAGGCACTTAATGCCGCCCTTGCTTTCACCAGAGTTGTCAATCTATTCCAGCATCTAATAAATACAGGTACAGCTGTGACATTTTCTTGATAGTGTGCTACACAAGCTTACAGAAATCTGTCAAATAAAACCTTTTGTTTCTGAACTTCTAAAACGTAGAGTGCAACTGCTCTACAAGTCAACATGAAGCATtaccagaaatatttaaatcacattttatttttcaaattcaaaaATAACAATTAGCTTTATTTACCACGTTACACATCTCAGATTTAAAATATCATGCTCTATTTAAATATCCGAGTGACAACACTatacaaataaaatgttacacaaaatatatttaagaaaatgttttggtcTTCAATCTGAACAATAAATAGACAGGCACTTCTACATATACAAAGAAAGCGACCACTATTTAGAGTAATTCTTATAAGCAAGATGTGGAAATAGAGAAGATCTCAGTGTCAAGGACACGTAACTCTACATGAGGCTTCATGCAAACTTCAAAGTTTGGTTTGGAATTTGAAACTCTTGGGATGTGCACAATTCTGGGTTCGCCGGCGCTTTACAGGAGACCCAAACCATGCTCTCAAGAAGCAATGTGCAATTTCAGTCATTTCCAGCAAATCAAGCTACCTGCTCACATTTAGTgcccaaaaagaaaacatggatTGACCAGAGTAGCTTTCCACACAAATAACATGAGCAACAAGTCAGCTTCAGGATGTAGGCTTGAGGCAGGGGCAGCCCTACCTGCCCAGCCCTGAAAAAACCTCATCTTTTTTCTTACACATTGAGCTCTTAGGGGGCATTTCAAGCAGAATgatgctcttttttttgtttaaaaaaaaaaaaaagcttcatctAATAAAAGGGTAAATCCTTCAGATACATGTACACTTTGCACAAAGGATCGTAAGcgaaggggaaaaaaatactgttccaGGATGCAAAAGAActgaaaactgtaaataaaataaaaaaacccaaaatttaaaGTCTTGTAACCATATCATACCTAAAAGTAAAACTACATTCCCACAATTTGTGTATCTTCAATTTACAGTGGTTTCCACACACAAACACCACTcaagggaaaattatttttcaccatCACAATAGATGAAAGATGCATTGTGGTAGGCAATCCCTATTTCCAGTACAGCTAAGCAGTCACTGACAGCTAGTTATAGCCTCaaagtcttttttaaaactaagacgaatattgaaaaataatgacCACCAGGACCACCAGTGGAAAAGTCAGGACCAAGTCTTCAAGCCATCCCTTCAAATTTATTACTCTCGATTTCAGAAGTACAGGAAAAAGTTTACAGCAAAAATTCGACTATTAAACAGAGCTTCAGTGATCCAAACTTGCAAAGTGTTTTGGACTTAAGACACTTATGCACATTACTTTAACAATTTAAGTGTGGGTCTTGCAAGCGTGTCCAAATCCTAATCATTTCTTGAGGTTTTCTACTATGCACTAACATTAAGTTTGTGTAGGAACAGatgttatttctgtatttctcttcGATATCAAATGTTTTGAAGCCTTTGTGTTTTTCCGGAGCAAGCCCAAGCTTCTGAAGGCACATTCCAGTATAAACATCATCAATAGGGTAGAGGAGTACCTGGTCAGATGCATTATTCAGTCTTAGTGCCAGATCACCAGAGTACAGGAACCCACCGCCTCCTGCGTACGGGGGATACGAACCTTCATAAACGCTCTCTGGGATGTAgtactttaattttttctctctgtgaggTCCAGCATCTTTGATCACATCACCTATAAATAAGTCTTTGGCTTTTTCCTTTGATAAGCTCTTCAAGTAATCCAGGATCTGATTGGTATTCACAAAAACATCATCATCAcccttaaaaataaactggaCATTTGCGCAGCTACTGCTGACCCACTTCAGAAACAGCACCTCCTTTAGAGTCAGATTGAAGAAAGTGTCCCTGTAGTTCCAGAGGAGAATGTCTCGGTGGGTGTCACTCTCAAATTTAATCATGTGTGAAAGGTCAGGAAAATGATCCTCTGGTGGGGTCTGCCCAAGTAAGAAGACCCTTCTGACTATCACATCCCCTGATTCTATTTCCTTGCCCCAGGATTCCCTAATTGCTTGTCTTCTATCAAAATGGGGTATAAGTGACTTAAtagccagcagcaggaaaggttTCTGTTCACACTTGTTTGGCTGATCCATTAGCAATGAGTAATTTCTACACCTCAAATAGAGGAGGAAGTCTTTGAATCTGTCTGGCAAGTTTGCAAAGTCACTAACCTCTGAGTGCACCAAGGGGTCAGGGTCACAGGAACTGAGGGCACTCAGGTTAGAAACCAAGTTCTCTTCCACAGTCATATTGGAAAGTAAGGACAGAATAGGGTTGTACAGCAGCTCAAGcttctgttgctgtttgttCCAATAAGCTTTGTGAGGAGTGTATTTCCTCCAGAATTTGCTACGTGGTATAACAACACGGCCTTTTGCATTCTTGTCTTGGCTGCCGCTCTTCGAGACTTCCACGatcacataaataaaaatgtttaccATCATCAGAATTCCCAGCAGCTTTAATCTTCTGCGTCCAACACTCATTTCTCATatctagaaataaattaaaaaaaagatttttagcTTTCTTCACAGCAAGTTCTTGAtctcattaaaaatgcaaactacTTTCAAATGCAAACTAGTAGCCTAAAAACCAAGGTTACCTACACCCCCGAAGAAGCAAAAGCTAATCTGTctccaacacacacacatatggtTTGGGGTTTCATCACCAAGCTGGTACAAATGTGAAGTTTCCATTTACAGCTTAGGAAAGTTACACAGCTTTTCATGGGGAGTCTAAATTAGCCAGCAGTTTCTGCTTCTCATTTAGATCTCCTTTAAACACTTGACTGTATAATAATTAGAATCTGAGCCCTCAGCTTGGCAGActgagaaacttttttttttttctgctagtaAGGTGAGCTGAAGGGTATAGAATAAATTGCTATATGATAAGgtcagttatttttaaattaggttTCAAGCTTTTATACTTGCACTCTCACACCTTCCAACTACCTAACGGTCAGAGTCATGTTTTAAAGCACACAATCACTTTCTGACAATTTCACTTGGCTGTTCCTTGGAAGAAAGGCTGACAAAACTTGCCAGCTGCATTGCTGATATTCAGACAGAAGAGAACAAGaccctggaatttttttccccttccaacttgggaaaaaaggaattcaaaCAGTAAATGAAAGTAGAAGTGTAATTATTactaggaaggaaaaaaaccctgaaaagaaattaaaaaaggagagGTCCCCCATATATACAAGACTTGGAACAGTATGTGTATATCTTTGTCatacaaaaaaattctgtgatccATCTTCAGTTTTTACTGGAGGAGAAAATGGATCAATCCCTCTTTCTTCCACAGCTGACAGAATGCAGGTACAAGGCATACAGTACAAGGAGCAAACATGAAAACAGTCTGTTCCTCTAGACCAGTGCTTACCAAACTGTTTACTAGCCCTGGGGTACATCAATGTACAAGCTCCACAAACAATTCAGAATGAATAAGAAGGTTACAAAGACTATGCTGAAGTCACATACAGAACTCACTGTCAAAGACACTTTCATGTGCCAGGAATATAAATGAT harbors:
- the B3GNT2 gene encoding N-acetyllactosaminide beta-1,3-N-acetylglucosaminyltransferase 2; this encodes MSVGRRRLKLLGILMMVNIFIYVIVEVSKSGSQDKNAKGRVVIPRSKFWRKYTPHKAYWNKQQQKLELLYNPILSLLSNMTVEENLVSNLSALSSCDPDPLVHSEVSDFANLPDRFKDFLLYLRCRNYSLLMDQPNKCEQKPFLLLAIKSLIPHFDRRQAIRESWGKEIESGDVIVRRVFLLGQTPPEDHFPDLSHMIKFESDTHRDILLWNYRDTFFNLTLKEVLFLKWVSSSCANVQFIFKGDDDVFVNTNQILDYLKSLSKEKAKDLFIGDVIKDAGPHREKKLKYYIPESVYEGSYPPYAGGGGFLYSGDLALRLNNASDQVLLYPIDDVYTGMCLQKLGLAPEKHKGFKTFDIEEKYRNNICSYTNLMLVHSRKPQEMIRIWTRLQDPHLNC